A region of Flavobacterium album DNA encodes the following proteins:
- a CDS encoding DUF4129 domain-containing protein has protein sequence MNKLLIYILLLGSPVCMPANTTQDSIAAPAAKAEAAETLYYKDRKFDKGLKEKYSDTEFQYENKTVAKSQWQRFWEWVARVIDRIFNFGHKTQKADGFTIFIRILAFVVIGLAVYLIARAILNNEGYWIFGRGNKKIQAFEIDEENIHEMDFGKLVDETKQTGNYKLTVRYYYLWLLKKLSSREIIDWHWDKTNSDYLYEIRDNNLRKDFEYLSYVYDYSWYGDFPLDEMAFAKAEKAFRKTLNTL, from the coding sequence TTGAATAAGCTCCTTATATACATATTGTTGCTTGGCAGTCCTGTATGCATGCCTGCGAACACTACGCAGGACAGCATAGCCGCACCCGCTGCCAAAGCGGAGGCTGCCGAAACACTGTACTACAAAGACCGGAAATTTGATAAGGGTCTGAAAGAGAAATATTCGGACACAGAATTTCAATATGAAAACAAAACCGTTGCAAAATCGCAATGGCAGCGCTTTTGGGAATGGGTAGCCCGGGTAATTGACCGTATTTTCAACTTTGGGCATAAAACGCAAAAAGCCGATGGGTTTACCATATTTATTCGAATACTTGCTTTTGTAGTGATAGGCCTTGCTGTCTACCTTATTGCAAGGGCGATCCTCAACAATGAAGGCTACTGGATTTTTGGCAGGGGCAATAAAAAAATCCAGGCATTTGAGATTGACGAAGAGAACATCCACGAAATGGACTTTGGAAAGTTGGTAGACGAGACCAAACAAACGGGCAATTATAAGCTTACCGTGAGGTATTACTACCTTTGGTTGCTAAAAAAGCTGTCCAGCCGTGAGATTATCGACTGGCATTGGGATAAGACCAACAGCGACTACCTGTACGAGATACGCGACAACAACCTGAGGAAAGACTTCGAATACCTTTCGTATGTGTACGACTACAGCTGGTATGGCGATTTCCCTCTTGACGAAATGGCTTTTGCCAAGGCAGAAAAAGCATTCCGGAAAACATTAAATACGCTGTAA
- a CDS encoding RDD family protein produces MSELSITTTQNVNINFNTASAGDRMLAYLLDLVIWIAYYIVVYVVIFGITGFDVYLSELDGWSEMAVYTFFFLPVMLYALVLESLMEGQTLGKRIMKIKVIKIDGYQAGFGDYLIRWLFRLIEVTPPFSVIGIICLMVTGKTQRLGDLAAGTAVISLKNDISINHTILKEINDTYIPVYPLVIKLSDNDVRIIKETYEASIRATDFEMINKLQNKVEAVTGIRSVSANATAFIDTILNDYNYYTQKM; encoded by the coding sequence ATGTCAGAACTATCTATCACAACTACGCAAAATGTGAATATAAATTTTAATACGGCATCCGCAGGCGACCGTATGCTGGCCTATTTGCTTGATCTGGTGATATGGATAGCCTATTATATTGTGGTATATGTAGTGATTTTCGGGATTACGGGGTTCGATGTTTATCTCAGTGAGCTCGATGGATGGTCGGAAATGGCGGTATATACGTTCTTTTTCCTGCCGGTAATGTTGTATGCGCTTGTTCTTGAAAGCCTTATGGAAGGCCAAACCCTTGGAAAACGCATCATGAAAATAAAAGTGATCAAGATCGATGGCTACCAGGCCGGCTTTGGCGATTACCTTATCCGCTGGCTGTTCCGGCTCATCGAGGTTACGCCGCCATTTAGCGTTATTGGGATCATTTGCCTTATGGTCACCGGCAAAACGCAGCGCCTCGGCGACCTTGCTGCAGGCACGGCGGTTATATCCCTTAAAAATGATATCAGCATCAACCATACTATCCTAAAGGAAATAAACGACACCTACATCCCGGTTTATCCATTGGTTATTAAGCTTAGTGATAATGATGTGCGCATCATCAAGGAAACCTACGAGGCCAGCATCAGGGCAACCGATTTTGAGATGATCAATAAACTGCAAAACAAGGTAGAAGCCGTGACCGGAATAAGATCGGTATCTGCAAATGCGACCGCGTTCATCGATACGATTTTAAATGATTATAATTATTACACGCAGAAGATGTAA
- a CDS encoding T9SS type B sorting domain-containing protein, with the protein MKKFAPLLLLFFSLNAFAQKEANNWFFGRLAGMRFLDDGSVVALTGGQMDTNEGCSVISDADGNLLFYTDGRNVWDRNHVKMPNGNYNAGTGLMGDPSSTQSGIIVPKKGDPNIYYIFTVDEPHHENAQVYPAQFSSIYSDTNLGVPDADDGFNNGLNYSVVDLSVTGSNGSIGDVVTRNTHLVTYNPADVNEIKYKCSEKITAVKNNTGTGFWVITHFIDKFYAFFVDEAGVNETPVISQLAPTVNIDGYRRNAIGYLKAAPNGRKLAIAHNQRGTITGGTAQNGAVYLYDFNNSNGVVSNPVMVSTNSVPYGVEFSAKSKKLYVTYDTTPSVAGGLHQYNLEAADVAASDVLITSVNSATALQLGPNGKIYRAVNGASFLDVVNAPEEDGAGCDFELNGVALGAGKIAIFGLPPFITSMFSANMLVNNTCFGDTTEFSLNSVGTFETVSWNFGDSSTLSPELNPTHSYTAPGRYTVIATLTNLGDVYTVIKDITIYTMPVANSALPLNECDPENDGVEVFNLSADNAAILGTQNPETFDVQYFASQQAADDNTDALNATAYTNTSNPQTIYARVHQRGNTKCYKTTSFEISVTAAPVLNTDKFAICDDNTDGDGANGRATFDMATVTTALVPNSAQYTTTYYATQANADTQADPLPVQFYNTVSDEQVVYARIMNSTFTNCVTVLPVTLIVNPLPDAITVVDLLNNTITVNVNPDQDPDTSYLYSLDAPNGPWQESNFFDHVSAGLHTVYVHDSNGCGVAYRDVAVLFIPKFFTPNGDGINDTWDIIGVNAQFFETSKIYIFDRYGKLLADVDPKGRGWDGTYNGHRLPSTDYWFVIALDDGRIVKGHFSMIR; encoded by the coding sequence ATGAAAAAGTTTGCCCCCCTGCTGTTACTCTTTTTTTCCCTGAATGCCTTCGCCCAGAAAGAAGCCAATAACTGGTTTTTCGGCAGGTTGGCGGGGATGCGTTTCCTTGATGATGGGTCTGTCGTAGCGCTTACCGGAGGCCAGATGGATACCAATGAAGGGTGCAGCGTGATATCGGATGCCGACGGTAACCTGCTGTTTTATACTGATGGCCGCAATGTGTGGGACCGCAACCATGTAAAGATGCCGAACGGCAATTATAATGCGGGAACCGGCCTTATGGGCGACCCGTCGAGTACGCAATCAGGCATTATCGTACCGAAAAAAGGCGACCCGAATATCTATTACATTTTTACCGTCGACGAGCCGCACCACGAAAATGCACAGGTATACCCGGCCCAGTTTAGCAGTATTTATTCGGACACTAACCTTGGTGTGCCTGATGCAGACGACGGCTTTAACAACGGGCTTAATTACTCTGTAGTCGACCTTTCTGTAACCGGCTCCAATGGCAGCATAGGCGATGTGGTGACACGAAATACGCATCTTGTAACGTATAATCCTGCAGACGTAAACGAAATAAAATATAAATGCTCCGAAAAGATCACGGCAGTAAAAAACAATACAGGCACCGGTTTTTGGGTAATTACGCATTTTATCGATAAATTTTATGCTTTTTTTGTAGATGAGGCCGGTGTTAATGAAACACCTGTAATTTCCCAGCTTGCCCCTACAGTAAACATCGATGGCTATAGGCGTAATGCCATAGGCTACCTTAAAGCGGCGCCAAACGGAAGAAAGCTGGCCATTGCTCACAACCAGCGCGGAACAATAACCGGAGGTACAGCACAGAATGGGGCGGTTTACCTGTATGATTTTAATAATTCCAATGGTGTGGTTTCGAATCCGGTAATGGTAAGTACTAATTCAGTACCCTACGGTGTTGAATTTTCGGCCAAATCAAAAAAACTCTATGTCACCTACGATACCACCCCCAGTGTAGCGGGTGGGCTGCACCAGTATAATCTTGAAGCTGCTGATGTGGCAGCATCGGATGTTTTAATTACCTCAGTAAACAGCGCTACGGCACTACAGCTGGGTCCCAATGGTAAAATATACAGGGCGGTGAACGGCGCCTCTTTCCTGGATGTAGTGAATGCACCCGAAGAAGACGGGGCGGGCTGTGATTTTGAGCTTAATGGTGTAGCGCTTGGAGCAGGTAAAATTGCTATTTTCGGGCTCCCGCCATTTATCACATCGATGTTTTCGGCCAATATGCTTGTTAACAACACTTGCTTTGGCGATACAACTGAATTTTCGCTTAATTCTGTAGGTACCTTTGAAACCGTTTCCTGGAATTTTGGCGATTCCTCCACCCTTTCGCCAGAGCTTAATCCGACACATTCGTATACCGCTCCGGGAAGATATACTGTAATAGCAACCCTTACCAACCTTGGGGATGTTTATACCGTGATAAAGGACATAACCATCTACACGATGCCGGTGGCAAACAGCGCTTTGCCGCTTAACGAATGTGACCCTGAAAATGATGGCGTTGAAGTATTTAACCTCTCTGCCGATAATGCCGCCATATTAGGAACTCAAAATCCCGAAACCTTTGATGTACAATATTTTGCCTCGCAGCAGGCCGCTGACGACAATACTGATGCTCTTAACGCAACAGCTTATACCAACACGTCTAACCCGCAGACGATTTATGCACGCGTGCACCAAAGAGGCAACACAAAATGCTACAAAACCACTTCTTTTGAGATAAGCGTAACAGCCGCACCGGTATTGAATACCGATAAATTTGCCATTTGCGATGACAACACTGATGGCGATGGCGCGAACGGCAGGGCCACTTTTGATATGGCTACTGTTACAACGGCACTGGTGCCAAACAGCGCGCAGTATACCACTACCTATTATGCCACACAGGCAAATGCTGACACACAGGCCGACCCGCTGCCTGTACAATTTTACAATACTGTAAGTGATGAGCAGGTAGTCTATGCCCGTATTATGAATAGTACGTTTACGAACTGTGTCACTGTCCTGCCGGTAACCCTTATTGTCAACCCGCTGCCTGATGCGATAACAGTTGTCGATTTATTAAACAATACCATTACCGTAAATGTAAACCCGGACCAGGATCCGGATACCTCGTACCTGTATAGCCTTGACGCCCCTAATGGCCCATGGCAGGAATCGAACTTTTTTGATCATGTGAGTGCAGGCCTGCATACTGTTTACGTGCATGATTCCAATGGCTGCGGTGTAGCTTACCGGGATGTGGCAGTACTGTTTATCCCGAAATTCTTCACCCCGAACGGCGATGGCATTAACGATACCTGGGATATCATTGGCGTAAATGCACAGTTCTTTGAAACCAGCAAGATCTATATTTTCGACCGTTATGGCAAGCTGCTCGCCGATGTAGACCCAAAAGGGCGCGGATGGGACGGCACCTACAACGGGCACAGGCTCCCATCTACCGATTACTGGTTTGTAATAGCATTAGATGACGGCAGGATCGTGAAGGGGCATTTTTCGATGATCCGATGA
- a CDS encoding stage II sporulation protein M translates to MREVAFIKQNKEKWLEFEQAIFGKAKKNPDELASLYIHLVNDLSYAQTYYPKSKTVVYLNHLASITYQKIYKTKREETNRLVHFFKTEVPLIVYQNRRYVLYAFLMFFIFLGIGVISAMNDDSFVRLIMGDDYVNMTLENIEKGNAVAVYKSGSNWGSAFGITLNNLKVGLFSFIMGVFGGFGTAYVLFQNSLMLGAFQYFFYERGVFWESVRGIWIHGSMEIFGMVIEAAAGLIFGAGILFPRTYSRLTSMKMGFKNGLKIVLSTMPFTFAAGMLEGFVTRYAPDMPRILNVFIILFTLSLISFYYLVYPFIVNRKIKNQHVPAI, encoded by the coding sequence ATGAGAGAGGTCGCGTTTATAAAACAAAATAAAGAAAAATGGCTTGAATTTGAGCAGGCTATTTTCGGTAAAGCTAAAAAAAATCCTGATGAACTGGCGAGCCTGTATATTCATTTGGTGAATGACCTGTCATACGCACAAACCTATTATCCTAAAAGCAAGACGGTTGTATACCTGAACCACCTTGCTTCTATTACTTACCAAAAGATATATAAGACCAAGCGTGAAGAAACCAACAGGCTTGTACATTTCTTTAAGACCGAAGTCCCGCTGATCGTATACCAGAACAGGCGCTATGTGCTCTATGCCTTCCTGATGTTCTTTATCTTTTTGGGCATAGGCGTTATCTCTGCCATGAATGACGACTCGTTCGTGCGCCTTATCATGGGCGATGATTATGTGAACATGACTTTGGAAAACATAGAAAAAGGCAATGCGGTAGCCGTATATAAAAGCGGCAGCAACTGGGGCAGCGCTTTTGGTATTACCCTCAACAACCTTAAAGTAGGATTATTTTCTTTTATAATGGGCGTGTTCGGAGGTTTTGGCACTGCTTATGTATTGTTCCAAAACTCACTTATGCTGGGCGCTTTCCAGTACTTCTTTTACGAAAGGGGCGTTTTCTGGGAAAGCGTACGCGGTATCTGGATACACGGCTCTATGGAAATCTTCGGGATGGTAATAGAAGCTGCAGCGGGCCTTATTTTTGGCGCAGGGATATTGTTCCCAAGAACCTATTCAAGGCTTACCTCTATGAAAATGGGCTTTAAAAACGGGCTGAAAATAGTACTGAGCACTATGCCGTTTACTTTTGCTGCCGGGATGCTCGAGGGGTTTGTGACCCGTTATGCCCCGGATATGCCCCGCATACTGAATGTTTTCATCATACTGTTCACACTTTCGCTTATATCGTTTTACTACCTGGTGTATCCGTTTATCGTTAACAGAAAAATAAAAAACCAGCATGTTCCAGCTATATAA